From a region of the Carassius auratus strain Wakin chromosome 31, ASM336829v1, whole genome shotgun sequence genome:
- the LOC113050409 gene encoding ghrelin-like: MPLRCCASHMFLFLCALSLCVESVRGGTSFLSPAQKPQQGRRPSWMGRRDAAEPEISAIKEDDQFKVSAPFDLSVSLSEAEYEKYGPVLQKVLVDLLSDFPLEF; encoded by the exons ATGCCGCTGCGTTGTTGTGCCAGCCacatgtttctgtttttatgtgCTCTTTCCTTGTGTGTCGAGTCTGTGAGAGGCGGCACCAGCTTCCTCAGTCCTGCTCAGAAACCACAGCAG GGTCGAAGGCCATCATGGATGGGCAGAAGAGATGCTGCAGAGCCAGAGATCTCAGCGATTAAAGAGGATGATCAGTTTAAG GTGAGTGCTCCATTTgatctgtccgtgtctctgagtGAAGCGGAGTACGAGAAATACGGCCCTGTGCTGCAGAAAGTTCTGGTGGATCTTCTTAGCGATTTCCCACTTG aattctgA
- the LOC113050392 gene encoding putative deoxyribonuclease TATDN2 isoform X1 encodes MLTCFTSYAGPSTMNRKREKVKSTWLNVESPRKLRKNCVGVAQSTCEDGDAQDGGMSEVSSPGLNTSTGSAGLGHMENMCLSTPRSSPKTRLKLTRRHRAVSRKKSQCEDTVSGQSSVGPPPPSAGKKRRNPQEGQKVFLFKALNDAMGYANKKSSIGGPKSLYAKKTPDKLIKAIEVESTSELDCCSFNEKNDQLITNTEDRPPSLEFIDTQDDGAEIKLDARSVILRRPESPDWSDDEDSEQVEVFSQDFESFKPKGRQTNELKRDCKLVDFSNTPPPLKCKTSSPALKSSIFPQALWELKSQGCCDTSPTIPARDMELLSELPPQNTAFDLEPPKNYSHCRTVRRSIPRLRTFDYSPLTTRRTSESNIYTSSHMLHAADSATRGMSVGSEPLWLSDLNYSEADSAGFIDTHCHLDMLYGKLGFRGSFKKFQSKYASSFPMEYMGCIADFCNPRITERDAIWEGLLGEEKVWGAFGCHPHFAKEYNHAHEQSIMGAMRHPKTIAFGEIGLDYSYKNSTDSRKQKEVFERQLQLAVSLGKPLVIHCRDADDDVLKIMKKCVPQEYKIHRHCFTNSYSVIEPFLSEFTNLCVGFTGLVTYHQAVEARDAVKKIPLDRILLETDAPYFLPRQVPKSTCRFAHPGMGIHTLHEISLLKGESLNTVLQTVRQNTRHIYGL; translated from the exons ATGCTAACGTGTTTTACGTCGTATGCAG GTCCTAGTACGATGAACCGTAAAAGGGAAAAGGTGAAGAGTACATGGCTGAATGTGGAATCCCCAAGAAAGCTCCGGAAGAACTGTGTGGGTGTAGCACAGTCAACATGCGAGGATGGAGATGCTCAGGATGGTGGTATGAGTGAGGTTAGCTCTCCTGGACTCAACACATCTACTGGGTCAGCTGGACTGGGCCACATGGAGAACATGTGTCTCAGCACTCCACGCAGTTCACCCAAAACACGGTTAAAACTGACTAGACGCCACAGAGCAGTGTCGAGAAAAAAGAGTCAGTGTGAG GACACTGTTTCAGGACAATCCTCTGTTGGACCTCCACCTCCTTCTGCTGGAAAGAAACGCAGAAATCCACAAGAAGGGCAGAAAGTATTTCTCTTCAAAGCACTGAATGATGCAATGGGgtatgcaaacaaaaagtcatCAATTGGTGGGCCTAAAAGTCTATATGCAAAGAAAACCCCAGACAAGCTTATAAAGGCAATTGAGGTGGAAAGTACCTCTGAGCTGGACTGCTGCTCATTCAATGAGAAGAATGACCAACTGATCACGAATACAGAGGATAGGCCTCCCTCTCTGGAGTTCATAGACACACAAGATGATGGGGCAGAAATAAAGCTGGACGCCAGG AGTGTGATTCTGAGGCGTCCAGAATCGCCGGATTGGTCCGATGATGAAGACTCTGAGCAGGTTGAAGTTTTCTCACAGGACTTTGAGTCTTTCAAACCAAAGGGGCGACAAACAAATGAGCTTAAAAGGGATTGTAAGCTTGTGGACTTCAGTAACACTCCTCCACCTTTGAAATGCAAGACTTCATCACCAGCTTTAAAGTCTTCAATATTCCCACAAGCCCTGTGGGAACTGAAGTCACAAGGTTGTTGTGACACTTCTCCAACAATCCCAGCCAGGGATATGGAGCTCTTGTCAGAGCTTCCGCCTCAGAACACTGCCTTTGACCTCGAGCCACCCAAGAACTACTCGCACTGTAGGACAGTTCGGCGGTCTATCCCCAGGCTCAGAACCTTTGATTACTCGCCTCTTACTACACGCAGGACTTCAGAATCAAATATTTACACATCCTCACATATGCTCCATGCTGCTGATAGTGCCACTCGTGGGATGTCTGTTGGCTCGGAGCCTCTTTGGCTGTCAGATTTGAACTACTCAGAAGCAGATTCTGCAGGATTTATTGACACGCACTGTCATCTTGACATGCTCTATGGGAAGTTGGGTTTCCGGGGTAGTTTCAAAAAGTTTCAGAGCAAGTATGCAAGTAGTTTCCCAATGGAGTATATGGGCTGCATTGCAGATTTCTGCAACCCACGAATCACTGAAAGAGATGCCATCTGGGAAGGTCTACTGGGAGAGGAGAAAGTGTGGGGAGCCTTTGGTTGCCACCCGCATTTTGCCAAGGAGTATAACCATGCTCATGAGCAAAGCATCATGGGTGCTATGCGTCACCCTAAGACCATTGCATTTGGAGAGATTGGTTTGGATTACTCCTATAAGAATTCCACAGACTCAAGAAAGCAGAAAGAG GTGTTTGAACGTCAGTTGCAGTTGGCCGTCTCTCTCGGGAAGCCTCTTGTCATACATTGTCGTGATGCTGATGACGATGTCCTAAAAATTATGAAGAAGTGTGTCCCCCAAGAATACAAAATACACAG ACACTGTTTTACCAACAGCTACTCAGTGATTGAGCCGTTCCTAAGTGAATTCACTAACCTGTGTGTGGGTTTCACTGGACTTGTGACGTACCATCAGGCTGTGGAGGCTCGAGACGCCGTGAAGAAAATCCCACTCGACAGAATCTTACTGGAGACAGATGCACCATATTTCCTACCCAGACAG GTGCCTAAGTCCACATGCAGGTTTGCTCACCCAGGTATGGGCATACACACACTGCATGAGATTAGTCTGCTGAAAGGAGAGAGCCTAAACACAGTACTGCAAACAGTCCGGCAGAACACTAGACATATATACGGTCTGTGA
- the LOC113050402 gene encoding von Hippel-Lindau disease tumor suppressor-like, whose protein sequence is MPQESPEGQQPLPLVRSLASRIPVHVVFCNRSPRVVKPVWINFRGEPQPYVDIQPYTGKRIATYVGHPWMFRDAETDDPMVVNNKEMYLPSHLETGQVSFPKITLPVLTLRDRCLQAVRRLVRKEHICQLEVGRCLQDDLAQTPSIHADLRRIGQRVEQKLLENREQQN, encoded by the exons ATGCCTCAGGAATCTCCAGAGGGGCAGCAACCGCTGCCGCTGGTCCGATCTCTGGCTAGTCGGATACCGGTCCATGTGGTGTTCTGTAACCGCAGTCCGCGAGTCGTAAAGCCCGTCTGGATCAACTTCCGCGGGGAGCCGCAGCCATACGTAGATATTCAGCCATACACCGGAAAAAGAATAGCAACTTATGTGG GACATCCATGGATGTTTCGGGATGCAGAAACTGATGATCCAATGGTAGTcaataataaagaaatgtatttgcCATCCCACCTTGAAACTGGACAAGTCTCATTTCCCAAAATCACATTGCCTG TGTTGACCTTGCGAGATCGCTGTCTGCAAGCTGTGAGGCGGTTGGTTCGCAAAGAACATATCTGTCAGCTGGAGGTCGGCCGCTGCCTACAAGATGACCTTGCTCAGACACCCAGCATTCATGCCGATCTACGACGCATTGGCCAGCGAGTGGAACAGAAGTTACTGGAGAATAGAGAACAGCAAAACTGA
- the LOC113050392 gene encoding putative deoxyribonuclease TATDN2 isoform X2: protein MNRKREKVKSTWLNVESPRKLRKNCVGVAQSTCEDGDAQDGGMSEVSSPGLNTSTGSAGLGHMENMCLSTPRSSPKTRLKLTRRHRAVSRKKSQCEDTVSGQSSVGPPPPSAGKKRRNPQEGQKVFLFKALNDAMGYANKKSSIGGPKSLYAKKTPDKLIKAIEVESTSELDCCSFNEKNDQLITNTEDRPPSLEFIDTQDDGAEIKLDARSVILRRPESPDWSDDEDSEQVEVFSQDFESFKPKGRQTNELKRDCKLVDFSNTPPPLKCKTSSPALKSSIFPQALWELKSQGCCDTSPTIPARDMELLSELPPQNTAFDLEPPKNYSHCRTVRRSIPRLRTFDYSPLTTRRTSESNIYTSSHMLHAADSATRGMSVGSEPLWLSDLNYSEADSAGFIDTHCHLDMLYGKLGFRGSFKKFQSKYASSFPMEYMGCIADFCNPRITERDAIWEGLLGEEKVWGAFGCHPHFAKEYNHAHEQSIMGAMRHPKTIAFGEIGLDYSYKNSTDSRKQKEVFERQLQLAVSLGKPLVIHCRDADDDVLKIMKKCVPQEYKIHRHCFTNSYSVIEPFLSEFTNLCVGFTGLVTYHQAVEARDAVKKIPLDRILLETDAPYFLPRQVPKSTCRFAHPGMGIHTLHEISLLKGESLNTVLQTVRQNTRHIYGL, encoded by the exons ATGAACCGTAAAAGGGAAAAGGTGAAGAGTACATGGCTGAATGTGGAATCCCCAAGAAAGCTCCGGAAGAACTGTGTGGGTGTAGCACAGTCAACATGCGAGGATGGAGATGCTCAGGATGGTGGTATGAGTGAGGTTAGCTCTCCTGGACTCAACACATCTACTGGGTCAGCTGGACTGGGCCACATGGAGAACATGTGTCTCAGCACTCCACGCAGTTCACCCAAAACACGGTTAAAACTGACTAGACGCCACAGAGCAGTGTCGAGAAAAAAGAGTCAGTGTGAG GACACTGTTTCAGGACAATCCTCTGTTGGACCTCCACCTCCTTCTGCTGGAAAGAAACGCAGAAATCCACAAGAAGGGCAGAAAGTATTTCTCTTCAAAGCACTGAATGATGCAATGGGgtatgcaaacaaaaagtcatCAATTGGTGGGCCTAAAAGTCTATATGCAAAGAAAACCCCAGACAAGCTTATAAAGGCAATTGAGGTGGAAAGTACCTCTGAGCTGGACTGCTGCTCATTCAATGAGAAGAATGACCAACTGATCACGAATACAGAGGATAGGCCTCCCTCTCTGGAGTTCATAGACACACAAGATGATGGGGCAGAAATAAAGCTGGACGCCAGG AGTGTGATTCTGAGGCGTCCAGAATCGCCGGATTGGTCCGATGATGAAGACTCTGAGCAGGTTGAAGTTTTCTCACAGGACTTTGAGTCTTTCAAACCAAAGGGGCGACAAACAAATGAGCTTAAAAGGGATTGTAAGCTTGTGGACTTCAGTAACACTCCTCCACCTTTGAAATGCAAGACTTCATCACCAGCTTTAAAGTCTTCAATATTCCCACAAGCCCTGTGGGAACTGAAGTCACAAGGTTGTTGTGACACTTCTCCAACAATCCCAGCCAGGGATATGGAGCTCTTGTCAGAGCTTCCGCCTCAGAACACTGCCTTTGACCTCGAGCCACCCAAGAACTACTCGCACTGTAGGACAGTTCGGCGGTCTATCCCCAGGCTCAGAACCTTTGATTACTCGCCTCTTACTACACGCAGGACTTCAGAATCAAATATTTACACATCCTCACATATGCTCCATGCTGCTGATAGTGCCACTCGTGGGATGTCTGTTGGCTCGGAGCCTCTTTGGCTGTCAGATTTGAACTACTCAGAAGCAGATTCTGCAGGATTTATTGACACGCACTGTCATCTTGACATGCTCTATGGGAAGTTGGGTTTCCGGGGTAGTTTCAAAAAGTTTCAGAGCAAGTATGCAAGTAGTTTCCCAATGGAGTATATGGGCTGCATTGCAGATTTCTGCAACCCACGAATCACTGAAAGAGATGCCATCTGGGAAGGTCTACTGGGAGAGGAGAAAGTGTGGGGAGCCTTTGGTTGCCACCCGCATTTTGCCAAGGAGTATAACCATGCTCATGAGCAAAGCATCATGGGTGCTATGCGTCACCCTAAGACCATTGCATTTGGAGAGATTGGTTTGGATTACTCCTATAAGAATTCCACAGACTCAAGAAAGCAGAAAGAG GTGTTTGAACGTCAGTTGCAGTTGGCCGTCTCTCTCGGGAAGCCTCTTGTCATACATTGTCGTGATGCTGATGACGATGTCCTAAAAATTATGAAGAAGTGTGTCCCCCAAGAATACAAAATACACAG ACACTGTTTTACCAACAGCTACTCAGTGATTGAGCCGTTCCTAAGTGAATTCACTAACCTGTGTGTGGGTTTCACTGGACTTGTGACGTACCATCAGGCTGTGGAGGCTCGAGACGCCGTGAAGAAAATCCCACTCGACAGAATCTTACTGGAGACAGATGCACCATATTTCCTACCCAGACAG GTGCCTAAGTCCACATGCAGGTTTGCTCACCCAGGTATGGGCATACACACACTGCATGAGATTAGTCTGCTGAAAGGAGAGAGCCTAAACACAGTACTGCAAACAGTCCGGCAGAACACTAGACATATATACGGTCTGTGA